The DNA window GCGAGGGCCTTCAGGCAGTCTTGGGGGCGCACCGTATCTACGTCCTCCAGCGGGGTGCCGGAGCGGGGATTGAGGAAGTTCACCGGGACCGACTCGACCCCGATCTCGCGGAGTGCCAGGGCCAGGTCGACCCAGTCCGCGCGGGCTTCGCCGAGCCCGATGATCCCTCCGCAGCACGCCTCCATGCCGGCGGCCTTGGCCTGCTTTACAGTCTCGACCCGATCGCTCCACTCGTGGGTCGTCACCACGTTTCCGAAGTGGTCGCAGGACGTCTCGAGGTTGTGGTTGTACCGGTCCACGCCCGCATCGGCAAGCTTTCTGGCCTGTTTCGCGTCCAGCAGCCCAAGGGAGGCGCACACGTCCATCGGATACGTCTCTTTGATGCGGCGTGTGGCCTCACAGACAACGTCGACCTCGCTGGAGTGCGGGCCCCGGGTGGCCGTCACGATGCAGTAGGTCACTGCCCCCTTGTCCCAGGCGGCCTTGGCGCCCTCGACGATCTGATCCACCTGCTGCATCCCGTACTGCTCGGGGTCGCTGTCGAACTTGAGGGACTGGCTGCAGAACGCGCAGTCCTCCGGACACACCCCGCTCTTGGCGTTTTGAAGGACGTGGATGCGCACGCGCCGCCCGTGATGATGCCGTCGGACGCGAAAGGCGGCGTCGAGGAGGGCGAGCACCTCATCGTCGTCGGCGTGCACGACGTCGAGCGCCTGCGATGAAGAAAGGGGCGTGCCGTTCAATACTTGGGTCGCCAGGGTTCGCCAGGCTGTCATGGGCACCGGGACGGTGGTTGGGGTAGCGTGCGGAGGTTCAGCGGAAGGCAGCCCTCCCTCTCGTGCTCCGCCGGATCGGCATTGGGGCTACGGCCGAGGTCTTCCTGCACGACAGGTTGCGTTTCAGGAAAACCTGCGCCCTCTATCTTTGGGGCTGTTTCCGAAAAATACAACAGAGCGCACGGGCGAGACGACAATTTCCCGTTGAAGTCTCGGTCCCCACTGGGCCGGCCGGGGGCCCGGACGTCGTGCTGCGCAGACCGTCCGAATCCGGATGGGGGCGGAGCGATTTCCCCCGACGCACCGGGAGAGCGACGAGGTCTACGGGGGAGCCGGAGTGCCTCGGAAGTTACCCGAGGGCAATCACAAACCCGACGGCTGCCGCGACGGCGGAGAGAGCCGCGAGAAGCAGGAGCTGGAGGAACGAAGGCGAACTGTCGCCCGCCGTGGCGTCCGGCAGGTC is part of the Salinibacter ruber DSM 13855 genome and encodes:
- the bioB gene encoding biotin synthase BioB, with the protein product MTAWRTLATQVLNGTPLSSSQALDVVHADDDEVLALLDAAFRVRRHHHGRRVRIHVLQNAKSGVCPEDCAFCSQSLKFDSDPEQYGMQQVDQIVEGAKAAWDKGAVTYCIVTATRGPHSSEVDVVCEATRRIKETYPMDVCASLGLLDAKQARKLADAGVDRYNHNLETSCDHFGNVVTTHEWSDRVETVKQAKAAGMEACCGGIIGLGEARADWVDLALALREIGVESVPVNFLNPRSGTPLEDVDTVRPQDCLKALAMFRLVHPEADLRMAGGREVVLDQMQPLALYAANSFFTDGYLTTGGQGESKDYRMIQQAGFEPVIVEDGPERQTPATADDTPSGDPEAADRRRQPSAGPAG